A DNA window from Scylla paramamosain isolate STU-SP2022 chromosome 10, ASM3559412v1, whole genome shotgun sequence contains the following coding sequences:
- the LOC135104394 gene encoding protein piccolo-like isoform X2 translates to MSSWSQGLEFLDLSGVSQDERQELLSLVSGANPAVLVLAPDTSAPAPLHPAPQAREEEEEKEQEQEPEQEQEPEPKHEHEHEHEHEHEQQTCSEEETHPPSCGMEEQTATTQEQGVYGDDESKMNMVADSATPISQDPVSTTSTTATATTTTTTTTTTTSITLVSSSYGGAEGIGPRAFTVPPPSLGAQGQAGGQQVYQPYPTPSPGNPPMYNPHMPPPSHPPHFTQMPPPPVLPPGATVYVANCHVNFSSSHNGGQGHVPVLASTPGPSQSPPPPSPSVVPPIHVMPDPAPQPHLPQVKPVHEGKPEYEGRRNYDPFRGGHRGRGRGRGRGKRLNTERAGGEHPGYGGDKHYHETAQFGGIPGPYVYQNLPYHVRGGSGYPPYPNVPTAQNVQGMPLMYGQQYVQYTHAHGPVTPLLSYPSGPPGSQHHPAAALQHLHHQHSHHHPIPQQQQHHHFHPQQQHHHHQQQQQQPQQQQQQQQHQQPESESPQQEHQFHLQQSQPQPNFAEPPEVVGSSNLHSNQLFVSTSQTRTSQFESVASVGVSAPAVNFTPSVTAPAEAGSVSPLTSQTASLVLEDCVETRTSSMGIVSPGQDGPVPVGQEGEEATPQPTTHKLPPAHHHPPLHSLHSLPLPNLQVPPPSQSQGPTSGQAQVPPSQGQVPPAGQNQVLPSNQVEVPPGQVQVPPNQNQEILPHQAQVPSSQAQEPSSDQNQISSCQNQVLAMGQAQVPPSQCQGQVPPPGLAQLPPPGLTQVAPPSQSHGQAPPASQDQSPVPPPGHSQPPPLSHAQVPISSHVQAPPPGHSQVPPPSRVQMPPSHTQMPPPGLTQAPPPGLPQVPPPGLPQVPPPGLPQVPPPGLTQLPPPCQVQIPSGHSQIPPGQVQELSSGQVQTQATGQAKPPQSTGQSHTSPSHPHAAPKISSGSNNSNSNNNSDKSSNTPQVLFSQMNKGKIGVGMEQTSLADITFMSDEIQPDVVAEIAVDFARTSLVAPEPSPSSVTFTPAMSVAESPTPQVNTPAASSESGVKQTSNDVGMIGPSSNPPVASSPVMAEVVIPQLAAATVPPGGAWAQKKSWSQLFKPCDEGGAKQVAYVAPFNQGSEKLCEETSVPHETTDHKVPDPTLSEADIEKAKIGGILRQYVQDHHHAALQPRGLINKANWCYINAPLQALLACPPFYNLMKNIPNIAGLKKGKSSTPVIDSIVEYIHEFSEMAPMLKPCKKDKSGSGARKETEIVPGPPFEPSYVYKMLATINGDLFSDGRQQDAEEMLSFVLNGLHEEMVEALKLAGEYSPSPTGDHPALNGSVNGETNTSDHEDASDDSDEWQMMGPRKRCCVTRTAAFTPTPISAIFWGQLRSVLHQAGGHTTANLQPFTTLPLDIQSSKVESVKDALDQLVSREEIPDYTDAKTNQDVTVFKQVLLEHLPNVLILQLKRFIYDKDGGLQKVMKKVNFPIDLEITKELMSSRSRGKFSHVQRKYKLLGVVYHDGKEATKGHYVADIYHGGYNCWLRCDDSFIKEVPESSVVRHVPPRVPYLLFYRRADTMVGPSTKTKS, encoded by the exons GGCCTGGAGTTCCTTGACCTGAGTGGGGTGAGTCAGGATGAGCGCCAGGAACTCCTTTCCCTTGTCTCTGGTGCCAATCCTGCGGTGCTGGTGCTGGCTCCTGACACCTCGGCCCCAGCCCCACTCCACCCAGCACCCCAGgccagggaagaggaggaagagaaagagcaggaacAGGAACCAGAACAGGAGCAGGAGCCAGAGCCCAAACATGAACATGAACATGAACATGAACATGAACATGAACAACAAACATGTAGTGAAGAAGAGACTCATCCACCCAGTTGTGGGATGGAGGAACAAACAGCCACAACTCAGGAGCAGG GAgtttatggtgatgatgaaagtaaGATGAATATGGTGGCTGACTCAGCCACACCCATCAGCCAAGACCCTGTCTCGACAACCTCTACTACTGcaacagcaaccaccaccaccaccaccaccaccaccactacatctaTTACACTAGTTTCCTCCTCTTATGGTGGAGCTGAGGGGATTGGGCCTAGGGCCTTCACTGTCCCTCCACCAAGTTTAGGTGCTCAGGGTCAAGCTGGAGGGCAGCAAGTATACCAACCTTATCCTACCCCATCCCCAGGTAATCCTCCTATGTACAATCCTCACATGCCACCTCCTTCTCATCCACCTCACTTCACACAAATGCCCCCTCCCCCAGTGCTGCCCCCTGGAGCTACAGTGTATGTGGCCAACTGCCATGTCAATTTCTCGTCTTCCCACAATGGTGGACAGGGACATGTGCCTGTTCTGGCTTCCACCCCTGGCCCATCTCAgtcaccccctcctccatctccatctgTGGTGCCCCCAATTCATGTGATGCCAGATCCTGCACCCCAGCCACACCTACCCCAGGTCAAACCTGTACATGAAGGAAAGCCAGAGTATGAGGGCCGCAGGAACTATGATCCTTTCCGTGGAGGTCATCGTGGGCGGGGACGAGGCCGGGGCAGGGGTAAACGGCTGAACACTGAGAGAGCCGGGGGTGAACATCCTGGATATGGTGGTGATAAGCACTATCATGAGACTGCACAATTTGGTGGCATACCAGGACCATATGTGTACCAAAATTTGCCATACCACGTGAGGGGTGGTAGTGGCTACCCACCTTACCCAAATGTGCCTACAGCCCAGAATGTACAGGGGATGCCACTTATGTATGGTCAGCAATATGTGCAGTATACACATGCTCATGGGCCTGTGACCCCTCTGCTGTCTTATCCCTCAGGCCCCCCAGGCAGCCAACACCATCCTGCAGCTGCTCTCCAgcacctgcaccaccaacactctcaccaccaccccattcctcagcagcagcagcatcaccacttCCAtccgcagcagcaacaccatcatcaccagcaacagcaacaacaaccacagcagcaacaacagcaacagcaacatcagcaaCCAGAATCAGAATCTCCCCAGCAAGAACATCAGTTCCACTTGCAACAATCACAGCCACAACCTAATTTTGCAGAGCCACCAGAAGTTGTTGGCTCATCAAACTTGCATTCTAACCAGCTATTTGTCTCCACTTCTCAGACAAGAACATCCCAGTTTGAAAGTGTTGCTTCTGTGGGTGTGTCAGCCCCAGCTGTTAACTTTACTCCCTCTGTTACAGCTCCTGCTGAGGCAGGCAGTGTCAGTCCTCTGACCAGCCAGACAGCCTCTCTGGTGCTGGAGGACTGTGTGGAGACCAGGACTTCATCCATGGGCATTGTCAGCCCCGGCCAGGACGGTCCAGTCCCAGTGgggcaggagggagaagaggccACACCCCAACCTACCACACACAAGCTGCCTCCAGCTCATCACCATCCTCCTCTACATTCCCTACACTCACTTCCACTTCCCAACCTGCAAGTGCCACCTCCAAGTCAGAGTCAAGGACCAACTTCAGGACAGGCCCAGGTACCACCAAGTCAAGGCCAGGTACCTCCTGCAGGTCAGAACCAAGTATTACCATCAAATCAGGTTGAGGTTCCACCTGGTCAGGTTCAAGTACCACCTAATCAGAACCAAGAAATATTGCCACACCAGGCTCAGGTTCCATCAAGTCAGGCTCAAGAACCATCTTCAGATCAGAATCAAATATCATCATGTCAGAACCAAGTTCTTGCAATGGGACAGGCTCAAGTACCACCAAGCCAATGTCAGGGTCAAGTTCCCCCTCCAGGTCTTGCTCAGCTGCCTCCTCCAGGTCTTACTCAAGTAGCACCTCCCAGTCAAAGTCATGGTCAAGCACCACCTGCCAGTCAGGATCAGAGTCCAGTTCCACCTCCAGGTCATAGCCAGCCACCACCTCTAAGTCATGCCCAAGTACCAATATCCTCTCATgtccaagcaccaccaccaggccataGCCAGGTGCCACCACCCAGTCGTGTCCAGATGCCTCCCAGTCACACCCAGATGCCTCCACCAGGACTTACCCAGGCACCTCCTCCTGGCCTTCCCCAGGTTCCTCCTCCAGGCCTTCCGCAGGTACCTCCCCCAGGTCTTCCCCAGGTACCCCCTCCTGGTCTTACCCAGCTGCCACCTCCATGTCAAGTCCAGATTCCCTCTGGTCATAGCCAAATACCACCAGGTCAGGTTCAGGAACTGTCTTCAGGACAGGTTCAAACACAAGCTACTGGTCAAGCCAAGCCCCCACAGTCAACAGGACAGTCACATACTTCACCAAGCCACCCTCATGCAGCTCCTAAAATTTCCTCTggaagcaacaacagcaacagtaataacaacagtgaCAAGTCCTCCAATACCCCACAAGTATTGTTCAGCCAAATGAACAAGGGTAAGATAGGAGTAGGTATGGAACAAACAAGTTTGGCAGACATTACTTTTATGTCAGATGAGATACAGCCTGATGTGGTGGCTGAAATTGCTGTGGACTTTGCTAGAACTTCACTTGTGGCCCCTGAACCTTCCCCCTCCAGTGTTACTTTCACCCCAGCTATGTCAGTAGCAGAATCTCCAACCCCACAAGTGAACACTCCAGCTGCTTCTTCAGAGTCTGGAGTGAAGCAGACAAGCAATGATGTTGGGATGATAGGACCCAGTTCAAACCCACCAGTTGCTAGTAGTCCAGTGATGGCAGAGGTAGTGATTCCACAGCTGGCTGCTGCGACTGTCCCCCCTGGGGGTGCTTGGGCCCAGAAAAAAAGTTGGTCTCAACTCTTCAAGCCATGTGATGAGGGAGGAGCAAAACAGGTAGCTTATGTTGCACCCTTCAACCAAGGATCTGAGAAGCTTTGTGAGGAAACTTCAGTTCCCCATGAGACTACGGACCACAAGGTACCAGATCCTACACTTTCGGAAGCTGACATAGAGAAAGCAAAAATTGGAG gaatACTGCGACAATATGTGCAAGATCACCACCATGCAGCCCTGCAGCCACGTGGCCTCATCAACAAGGCTAACTGGTGCTACATCAATGCCCCTCTGCAGGCACTCCTTGCTTGCCCTCCTTTCTACAACCTCATGAAGAACATACCTAACATTGCTGGCCTTAAGAAGGGAAAATCATCAACCCCAGTTATTGATAGCAT TGTGGAATATATTCATGAGTTCTCTGAGATGGCCCCCATGCTGAAGCCCTGCAAGAAAGACAAGAGTGGAAGTGGCGCTCGTAAAGAAACTGAGATAGTTCCAGGGCCACCATTTGAACCATCTTATGTTTACAAAATGTTGGCTACCATCAATGGAGACTTGTTTAGTGATGGCCGCCAGCAAGATGCAGAGGAAATGTTGTCCTTTGTACTTAATGGCCTGCATGAAGAG atgGTGGAAGCATTAAAGCTGGCTGGGGAATATAGTCCATCACCAACTGGGGATCACCCAGCCTTGAATGGTTCTGTCAATGGAGAAACCAACACCTCTGACCATGAAGATGCTTCTGATGATTCTGACGAGTGGCAG ATGATGGGTCCCCGAAAACGCTGCTGTGTTACTCGCACTGCCGCTTTCACCCCAACCCCAATTAGTGCCATATTCTGGGGTCAGCTGAGGTCAGTGCTGCACCAGGCTGGGGGTCACACTACTGCCAATCTGCAGCCATTCACAACCCTTCCACTGGACATACAG TCAAGTAAGGTGGAAAGTGTGAAAGATGCTCTTGATCAGCTGGTTAGCAGAGAGGAAATACCAGATTACACTGATGCAAAGACCAACCAGGATGTTACTGTCTTTAAACAG